The Hordeum vulgare subsp. vulgare chromosome 7H, MorexV3_pseudomolecules_assembly, whole genome shotgun sequence DNA window ATCGCCGGGGAGGCCATCCTCGCCTACCGCACCTTCCCGGCCTCTGTCAGCCGGGACGCCAGGAAGAAGGCGCACTTGGCGCTGCACGCCGCGGGGCTCGCCGTCGGCCTCGTCGGCGTCTACGCGGTCTTCAAGTTCCACGCCGAGGCGGACATCCCCAACCTCTACTCGCTGCACGCCTGGATCGGCATCGCCACAATCACGCTCTACGCGCTCCAGTGGCTCGCCGGCTTCCTCGCCTTCTTCTTCCCCGGCGCCGCGCCGGAGACCAGGCGGTCCGCGGTGCCGTGGCACGCCGTGCTGGGGCTCCTCGTCTTCGCGCTCGCCGTGGGCAACGCGCAGCTCGGCTTCCTCGAAAAGCTCACCTTCCTGCAGTCCCCGCCCGCGCGCCTCGTCGGCAAGTACGGCGCCGAGGCGCTGCTCGTCAACTTCACCGCCGTCATCGTGCTCCTCCTCGGTATCGCCGTCGTGATCGCCACCGTCAACGCCGACGCCACCAGATACACCGCCATGTGATGTGATCCATCCATCTATCGAGGTTATTTGTGATTCTCACAACGCTATATGTTAGGCACCTACTTATCGATCGATCCTAAGTATACGTGTGAGTGCTCGCTCCTGTACAAACTTTAAATTTAACAGTCAACGTGTGTTGTGTTTTCACATGGAGATGCATATTTGGAGGATACAGATGATTTCTTTCATGATATGAGTTGATGTAATCCAGATACCCCTG harbors:
- the LOC123410077 gene encoding probable ascorbate-specific transmembrane electron transporter 2, with amino-acid sequence MKAGPSPPASTSRAAGARTLVVHVLAVVATVLVLLWCIGFRGGLAFRSSNKQQIFNVHPPLMLIGLVVIAGEAILAYRTFPASVSRDARKKAHLALHAAGLAVGLVGVYAVFKFHAEADIPNLYSLHAWIGIATITLYALQWLAGFLAFFFPGAAPETRRSAVPWHAVLGLLVFALAVGNAQLGFLEKLTFLQSPPARLVGKYGAEALLVNFTAVIVLLLGIAVVIATVNADATRYTAM